One Terriglobales bacterium genomic window, CCGTTCCATGAAGTACTCGCCCAGTTCGGCCGAGCGCTCCACCAGCTTTTCCTCGACCAGCACGCGCAGCGCGGTGCGGGCCACGGCGCAGGCCAGGGGATTGCCGCCGAAGGTGGAGCCGTGGTCGCCGGGCTGGAAGACCCCGAGGATCTCCTTGGAGGCCAAGACCGCGGAGATGGGGTAGAAGCCCCCGCCCAGCGCCTTGCCCACGATGAGCACGTCGGGAGTGATGCCCTCGTGCAGGTAAGCGAAGAGCTTGCCCGTGCGCCCCAGGCCGGACTGGATCTCGTCCAGCACCAGCAGCACGCGGTTGGCGCGGCAGATCTCCGCCGCCTGCTTGAGGAATCCCTTGGGTGGCAGGATCACGCCGGCTTCGCCCTGGATGGGTTCCACCAGGAAGGCGCAGGTGTGCGGGGTGATGGCCTCGCGCAGGGCGCGCGCGTCCCCGAAGGGGATGACCTTGAAGCCCGGGGTGAAGGGTCCGAAGCCGCGCCGGTACTGCTCCTCGGTGGAGAAGCTGACCACAGTGACCGTGCGGCCATGGAAATTATTGGCGCACACGATGATCTCGGCCTGGCTGTCGGGGATGCCCTTCATCATGTAGCCCCAGCGGCGCGCCGTCTTGACCGCGGTCTCCACCGCCTCCGCGCCCGAGTTCATGGGCAGGGCCTTGTCGAAGCCGGTGAGCTCGTGCAGTTCGCGGTAGAGCAGCGGCAACTGGTCGTTGCGGAAGGCGCGCGAGGTCAGCGTGAGCTTGCTGGCCTGCTCCACCAGGGTCTTCAGGATGCGGGGATGGCAGTGCCCCTGGTTGAGCGCCGAGTAGGAGGCCAGGCAGTCCAGGTAACGCTTGCCCTCGACGTCGTACACCCACACGCCCTCGCCGCGCTCGATGACCACGTCGAGGGGGCGGTAATTATGAGCACCGTACTCGTCTTCTAGCCGGATGTAGTCGGCGGTGTGGAGATGTTCTTCGGTGAGCGGCATGATCGGAACCTTTCTTCAGTCTTTGTCCAAGAGCATGGTCAAGAGCGCCATGCGCACGTAGAGCCCGTTGGTGGCCTGTCGGAAATAAAGTGCTCGGGGATCATCATCGACCGTCTTGTCCAGCTCGACGGTGCGCGGCAACGGGTGCAGGATCATGGCGCTGGCCTTCATCTTCTGCAGCACGCTGGAATCGATGGCGTAGCGGCGGAGGATGGGCGCGTCGGCCACGCGCTCCGGCCGGATGCGGGTCTGGTAGATCACGTCCACCTCGCCCACCACCCGGCCGATCTCCGATTCCAACTCGTAGCGCACGCCGTGGCGGTCGAGGTATTGCAGGATATCGGGCTTCATCTGCAGCTCCGGCGGGCTGACGAAGAAGATCTTCACCCGCTCGAACTTGGCCAGCAGGTAGGCGAGGGAGCGTGCGGTGCGCCCCTTGTCCAGTTCGCCGATGAAGGCCACGCTCAGCCCGTCCAGCGGGCGCTCGCGATAGATGGTGTACAGGTCGAGGAGGGCTTGGGTGGGATGCTGGCCGCCCTCGCCGTCGCCGGCGTTGATCACCGGCACGGGCGAGACCTGGGCGGCGCGCTGCGCTCCGCCTTCCTCGTGGTGGCGGATCACGATCACGTCGGAGTAGCTGCCGATGATGCGGATAGAGTCCTCCACCCGCTCGCCTTCGATCTCCGACGAAAATGTGCGGGCATGCTCGGTGGAGAGCACGCGCCCGCCCAGCCGGTGCATGGCCGCCTCGAAGGAGAAGCGGGTGCGCGTGGAGGGCTGATAGAAGAGGCTGGCCAGGATCTTGTTGTGGTAGTCGAGCGAGCCGCCGCGGGCGACGACCTTCTCCATGCCGCGGGAGCGGTCGAACAACTCCATCAGCAGAGGCAGCGTGAATTGCTGCGACTCGACCACGTGGCGCAGCCGCCGGCCATTGGCTTCCGGCTCCGTGCTGCGGTCGGCGACGAGATTGGAAGCGATGCCGGTGCGCATGAATCACCTTCCACCCACCGGCGTGGCGGCTTGATCCCGCTCCACGCCGGCGCTGAGAGTCTGCTCCCCGGGGACGATATGGGTGCCGGCCCGTCCCGCCACGGCCTCGGCCAAGTGTTCGTACGAGGTGATGACCACTTCCTTGCCACCATGCCGCAGGAAGCGCAGCGCCGACCCCACCTTGGGTCCCATGTTGCCGGGAGGGAAGTGGCCCTCGGCCAGGTAGGCCTCCATCTCGCCGGCGGTGGCGAGCCGGATGGACCGCTGCTCGGGCCGCTTGTAGTCCAGGTAGACGAAGTCGGTGTCGGTGGAGATAGCGAACAGGTCGACACCCAGTTCGTAAGCCAGCAGGGCGGAAGCGCGGTCCTTGTCGATCACTGCCTCCACGCCTTGGAGGCCGCCGTTCGCGCGCATGACGGGGATGCCGCCGCCGCCCGCTGCAATCACCAGCACCCCGTCGTGGACCAGGTCGCGGATCACCTCCAGCTCCACCACATCCACCGGCTCAGGCGACGGCACCACCCGGCGATAGCCGCGCGCGGCGTCTTCCACGATCTGCCAGCCCAGCAGGCGCCGGCGCTCTTCCGCGTCGGCGCGCGAATAGAAGGGCCCGATGGGCTTGGTGGGATGCCGCATGGCGGGATCGTCGGGCGAGACCACCACCTGGGTGAGCACCGTCACCACCGGCACCCGCAGGCCGGCGTGCGCCAATTCGTTGTTCAGCGACTGCTGCAGCAGGTACCCGATCTCTCCCTGGGTCGCGGCGTCGCAGACGTCGAGGGAGTGTCCCGGGACCTGGTCGGAGGCACGCTCGGAGCGCAGCAGGGCCGCACCCACCTGGGGACCGTTGCCGTGGGTGATGACCAGCCGGTAGCCCTGGCGGATCAAGTCCAGGATGGCGGCCGCGGTGCGCCGCGTGTTCTCCCGCTGCTCGGCGACCGTCCCTTTCTCGCCG contains:
- the rocD gene encoding ornithine--oxo-acid transaminase — translated: MPLTEEHLHTADYIRLEDEYGAHNYRPLDVVIERGEGVWVYDVEGKRYLDCLASYSALNQGHCHPRILKTLVEQASKLTLTSRAFRNDQLPLLYRELHELTGFDKALPMNSGAEAVETAVKTARRWGYMMKGIPDSQAEIIVCANNFHGRTVTVVSFSTEEQYRRGFGPFTPGFKVIPFGDARALREAITPHTCAFLVEPIQGEAGVILPPKGFLKQAAEICRANRVLLVLDEIQSGLGRTGKLFAYLHEGITPDVLIVGKALGGGFYPISAVLASKEILGVFQPGDHGSTFGGNPLACAVARTALRVLVEEKLVERSAELGEYFMER
- the pyrB gene encoding aspartate carbamoyltransferase, encoding MRTGIASNLVADRSTEPEANGRRLRHVVESQQFTLPLLMELFDRSRGMEKVVARGGSLDYHNKILASLFYQPSTRTRFSFEAAMHRLGGRVLSTEHARTFSSEIEGERVEDSIRIIGSYSDVIVIRHHEEGGAQRAAQVSPVPVINAGDGEGGQHPTQALLDLYTIYRERPLDGLSVAFIGELDKGRTARSLAYLLAKFERVKIFFVSPPELQMKPDILQYLDRHGVRYELESEIGRVVGEVDVIYQTRIRPERVADAPILRRYAIDSSVLQKMKASAMILHPLPRTVELDKTVDDDPRALYFRQATNGLYVRMALLTMLLDKD
- the arcC gene encoding carbamate kinase; its protein translation is MLLAVGGNSLIRAGEKGTVAEQRENTRRTAAAILDLIRQGYRLVITHGNGPQVGAALLRSERASDQVPGHSLDVCDAATQGEIGYLLQQSLNNELAHAGLRVPVVTVLTQVVVSPDDPAMRHPTKPIGPFYSRADAEERRRLLGWQIVEDAARGYRRVVPSPEPVDVVELEVIRDLVHDGVLVIAAGGGGIPVMRANGGLQGVEAVIDKDRASALLAYELGVDLFAISTDTDFVYLDYKRPEQRSIRLATAGEMEAYLAEGHFPPGNMGPKVGSALRFLRHGGKEVVITSYEHLAEAVAGRAGTHIVPGEQTLSAGVERDQAATPVGGR